In the genome of Segnochrobactrum spirostomi, the window GGGCAAGGTCGTCGCGCAGAACCGGCTGCGTCAGCTCATCCAATACTCTCCGACGACCGACACGGTGCGCAAGCGCCCGCTCGTGATCGTGCCGCCGTGGATCAACAAATATTACATCCTCGATCTGACCCCAGAGAAGTCGCTGGTCCGCTGGCTCGTCGACCAGGGCCACACCGTCTTCATGGTGTCCTGGGTCAACCCGGACGCCGGCCTCGCCAGCGTCTCCTTCGAAGACTACATGCGCGAGGGCATTCTCGAGACCCTGGACGCAGTAACCGCCGCGACCGGTGAAGAAGAGGTCGACGTCACCGGCTATTGCGTCGGCGGCACGCTGCTCGCGGTCGCCCTCGCCCACATGGCGAACACCGGCGACAAAAGGGTTCGCACCGCGTCCTTCCTCACCGCGCAGACCGACTTCACCCACGCCGGCGACCTCAAGGTCTTCGTCGACGAGGAACAGCTCTGCGTGCTCGAAGCCCGCATGCAGGAGCGCGGCTATCTCGACGGCGCGGTGATGGCCAACACCTTCAACCTGCTGCGCTCGAACGACCTGTTGTGGCCCTACGTGGTCAACAATTACATGCTGGGCAAAGAGCCCTTCCCGTTCGACCTGCTCTATTGGAACTCCGATTCGACGCGCATGCCGGCGGCGAACCACGCCTTCTACATGCGCAAGTTCTATCTGGAGAACGCCTTCGCCGCGGGAAAGCTCAGCATCGACGGCGCGCCGCTCCTCCTGAAGAAGATCAAGCAGCCCGCCTATCATCTGGCAACCCGCGAGGACCACATCGCGCCGGCGAAGTCCGTCTTCACCGGCGCCGCGCGGTTCGGCGGTCCGGTCCGGTTCGTGATGGCCGGCTCGGGCCATATCGCAGGCGTCTGCAATCCGCCGGCGCTGAAGAAATACCAGCACTGGACCGGACCGAAGCCGAAGGGCGAGTTCGAGGATTGGCTCCCCACGGCGACCGAGCATCCGGGCTCGTGGTGGCCGGATTGGGACCATTGGCTGAAGAGCCACGACCGCGACACCGTTCCGGCCCGCATTCCCGGCACCGGCGGCCTCAAGGCGATCGAGGACGCGCCGGGCAGCTATGTCCGCGCTCAAGGGGCCTGAGGCGCGAACGGGAACGCATCGAGACGGCGTCAGGCGGCGCCGTCTTCCGCGATGCGCCGCGCCTCGCCGACCAGGGCGGCGGTGAGCGGCAGCATCGGCTCGCGGCTCGGCACCACGAGGCCGATGGTCGGCACCATGGCCGGCCCGGTCACGGCGACCGTCTTGAGTTCGCCGCCGCTTCCGACCGTTTCGGCGAGCCGCTCGGGCAGAATGGCGCACCATTGCCCAGTCCGGATGTGGGCGACGAGCACCATGATGGAGTTCGATTCGAGCTGCGGCCGCGGCTCGATGCCGGCCTGACGGAGCATCCGCTCGACGATGCGGCGGTTCTGCATGTCGGGGGTGAGAAGGCAGAGCGGCGCGTCGCCGAGATCAGCCCAACCGACGCTGTCGCGGTCCGAGAACGGGCCGTTCGCCGCCGTGATCAGTCGGTAATGCTCGCGGTAGAGCGGCAGCACCCGCACCTTTCCGACCGGCTCGTTGTCAACGTATGTGACCCCGGCGTCGATCTCCAGATTGTCGAGCATGCCGAGAATGTCGGCCGAGGTGCGCGACAGGATGGTGATGCGCACGGCCGGGTGGCGCGTGCGATAGGGCGTGGTCAGGGCCGGCAACAGCGAGAGCGCCGTCGGCACGCAGGCGATACGGAGATGGCCGGCGAGGCCGTGCCGCAGGGCATGGACCTCCTGGCGCATCGCGCGCGCATCACCGACGATCCGCCGCGCCCATTCGAGCACCCGCTCGCCCTCCGCGGTGAAACCGATGAAGCGGCTGCCGCGGTTGACCAGAAGCACGCCGAGATCGTTCTCGAGCGCCCGGATGCCTGCCGAGAGCGTCGGCTGGGTGACGCCGCACAGGTCCGCCGCCCGCCCGAAATGCCGCTCCTGGGCGAGCGCGAGCAGGAAATCGAGCTTGTCGATCATAGCGGGCCTTTCGTACGCGGATGCTCAAGCGTACATATATCTGTACAGCGGAGGATCGCCAGGAGGATCTCCATGAGCCACGTCACCTTCACGGATCTGCGCGCCAACATGGCGAAGCACTTCGATCAGGTCGAGGCCGATCGGAAGGAGCTCGTCGTCGTCCGGCAGAACCACGAGCCGGTCGCCATTCTCCCCCTCGCCGAGCTCGAAGGGTTGCGCGAGACGCTCCACCTCCTCAGCACGCCCGCCAATGCCGAACACCTGCGCGCTGCGATCGCGGAACTCGACCAGGGCGCCGGCGAGGGTCGCGCGCTGATCGAGCCGTGAAGCTCGTCTTCTCGAGCGCGGCCTGGCGCGATTATCTCGAATGGCAGGCGAACCCGACGGTTCTCGCCCGCATCAACCTGCTGATCCGCGAGGCGATGCGCACGCCCCACACCGGCGCCGGTAAGCCGGAGCCCCTGCGCGGCAATCTGCAAGGCTGGTGGTCACGCCGGATCACCCAGGAGCACCGCCTCGTCTACCGCGTGCGCGGCGCGGGCGACGACCAAGCCCTCGAAATCGCGAGCTGCCGCTTCCACTATGATCGGTGACGCGGGCGCAGCCGCCTATCCGCACGTCTCACGCCGGCGTGGTGCCGTAGACCTCGTTGGCGCGGGCTTCGAAGGCGTCGGCGAAGCGGCGGAAGGCCTGTTCGAACACGGCGCCCATCAAGGCGGCGAGCGCGCGGCTCTTGAACTCGTAGGAAATGAAGAACGAGATGTCGCAGAGCCGTTCGCCGGCATCCGCGAAGGTCCAGCGGTTCTCCAAATGGCGGAACGGACCGTCGAGATAGGTCACGTCGATCTGGAGCTTGGCGAGATCGAGCGTGACCTGGGAGGTGAAGGTCTCGCGAAAGACCTTGTAGGCGACCGTCATGTCGGCGACGAGGATTTCGCGGCCGTCCGGCATCGCGCGGCGGCCACGCACGATCAGCGACTGGCAGAGCGGCACGAAGCGCGGATATTTCTCGACGTCCGCCACGAGCGCGAACATATCCATGGCGGAATGCTTGACCCGCCGCGCGGTCTCGAACATCGGCATCGGCGGTGCGCTCAGCCGCCGATCTTGGAGAGACGGGCCGCCTTGAGCCGCTCGAAGTCCTCGCCCGCATGATGCGAGGAGCGCGTCAGCGGGCTCGACGACACCATCAGGAAGCCCTTCGCATAGGCGACCGTCTCGAAGCCGGCGAACTCGTCGGGCGTCACGAAGCGGATCACCGGATGGTGCTTCCGGCTCGGCTGGAGATATTGGCCGATGGTGATGAAATCGACGTCGGCCGAGCGCAGATCGTCCATGAGCTGGAGGACTTCGTTCCGCTCCTCGCCGAGGCCGACCATGATGCCGGACTTGGTGAAGATGGTCGGATCGAGCTCCTTGACCCGCTGCAGCAGGCGGATCGAGTGGAAATAGCGGGCGCCCGGCCGGACCTTCAGATATTTCGAAGGCACCGTCTCGAGATTGTGGTTGAACACGTCCGGCTTCGCCGCGACCACCACTTCGAGCGCGCCGTCCTTGCGTAGGAAGTCCGGCGTCAGGATCTCGATCGTGGTCTTCGGAGCGGCGGCGCGGATGGCGCGGATCACCCGGGCGAAATGATCGGCGCCGCCGTCGGCGAGATCGTCGCGGTCGACCGAGGTGATGACGACGTGGCTGAGCCCGAGCTTGGCGACCGCCTCGGCGACCTTGGCCGGCTCGTCGGCGTCGAGCGCTTCCGGCATGCCGGTGCGCACGTTGCAGAAGGCGCACGCGCGGGTGCAGGTGTCGCCCATGATCATGAAGGTGGCGTGCCGCTTCGACCAGCATTCGCCGATGTTCGGGCAGCCCGCTTCCTCGCACACGGTGACGAGGCCGTTCTCGCGCACGATGTCCTGGGTTTCGCGGTAGACCGGCGAGCCCGGCGCCCGCACGCGGATCCATTCCGGCTTGCGCAGCACCGGCTGGTCCGGTCGATGCGCCTTCTCGGGATGACGCGGACGCGCGTTGGTCGTGTCGAGCACCGTGACCATGAAGGAACCGCTCTCCCGAACTTGCGATCGGCCATCCCGCCGGATCGCGCGATCCATCCAGGCTTATTAGCGCCCGGGACCGCCCGCGTCGAGGGGCGGGAATGCAGGCCAGCCCTGCCGGGAATGCCGACCCGGAGCGCGCCGGCGCTCAGTCCCGCCGCGAGAACAGGCCGAGCAGGAACAGGAGCACGAGCGCGCCGACGATCGAGACGACGAGGCTGCCGCCGAAGCCCGGCATCACCTGGATGTTCAAGGTGCGCGCGAGGAAGCCGCCGAGGAACGAGCCGATCAGGCCGACGACGAGGTTCTTGAGGAGGCCGTGGCGGCGGTTGAAGGCCCGCTCCGCCACCCAGCCGGCGAAGATGCCGATGATGATCGCACTGAAGAACCCGACGCCGTTCATGGACCCACACCCCTTGTCGCTGCTACCTCCTCTCGCCTGCCCGTTTCGCGGAGAGGAATCAAGCGCCGGTTCGCTCCGCCGCGGCCACATGGGCGGATAGACCCTCGGCGAGCGCATCAAACACGACGCGGAAGCGGCGGACCCGTCGCAAATCCTCGTGCATGACGAGCCAGGTGGGCATCGGGAACGACACCTCCGGCAGCACACGGACCAGCGCGGGATGGCGCGCGGCAAGCGCGATCTGGCACATGCCGATGCCGCACCCGGCCCGGATCGCCGCGAAGTGGGCGAGGTCGCTGTCCGTGCGGAGGGCGAACCCGTCGCGGTCGACGAACAGGCCCGCCGCGGCGAGCCCGCGCACAAAGACGGTCTCGCGGTCGAAGCCGATCAGGCTGTGGCTCGGGAAGTCGGCCAGCGAGGTCGGCACGCCCCGGCGCGCCAGATAATCGCGGTGGGCATGGAAGCCGAGCGGAATGACGCCGAGCTTGCGGGCGACCAAGGCGTCCTGGGTCGGCGCGACCATGCGCACGGCGATGTCCGCCTCCCGGCGCAGCAGGTCGTCCGTGCGGTTGTTGAGTACGAGTTCGATCGCGAGCCCGGGGTGCGCGGCGAGGAGTTCCGCGACGATCGGCGGCAGGACTTCCGCCCCGATCATCTCGCTCGCGCTGACGCGGACCGTACCGGCGACGGCATCGGCGACGCCGGATGCGGTGCGGACCATGGCCGCCGCCGTCGCGCGCATCGCCTCGGCATGAGGCCGGAGCGCGAGCGCGGCATCCGTCGGCGAAAGCCCGTGCGGAGCGCGCACGAACAGGGAGAGCCCGAGTGCCGCCTCCAGCGCATCGACGTGGCGGCCGATCGTCGGCTGCGCCAGGCCGAGCGCCCGCGCCGCCCCCGACAGCGAGCCCTCTTCGAGGACCGCGAGGAACGTTCGGTAGAGGGTCCAGTCCGGCAACGACGCCATACGAAAACGTATAACGCCTCGCCGGAGACATGCAATTCCGTTGAGAGGCGATCGGCGTCACATCCAAGCCATCGGAACTGGAGACTTTCCCATGACAACGGATGCGAACACGAAGGGCGCTGCGACCGGCACCGCCTTGGTGCTCGGTGCCACGGGCGGGATCGGCGGCGAAATGGCGGCGACTCTCGTCGCCCGCGGCTGGCAGGTGCGCGCCCTCCACCGCGATCCGGCGAAGGCCGGCCGGCGCAACGGCATCGAGTGGAGGACCGGCGACGCCATGCGTCCGGCAGACGTCATAGCAGCGGCGGAGGACGCAACCCTGATCGTCCACGCCGTCAATCCGCCGGGCTATCGGCGCTGGGCGGAACTCGTCCTGCCGATGCTCGACAGCAGCCTCGCCGCCGCCCGGTCCTCCGGCGCACGGATCCTGCTGCCCGGCACCATCTACAATTACGGCCCGGACGCCTTTCCCCTGCTGACACCGGAGGCGCCGCAGAACGCGCTGACCCGCAAAGGCCGCATCCGGGTCGAGATGGAACGGCGCATGGCGGCAGCAGCCGCAGACGGCGTGCGCGCGCTCGTCGTGCGTGCCGGGGACTATTTCGGCCCCCGCGCCCGCAACAATTGGTTCGGCCAGATGGTGAAGCCCGGTCGCCCCGTCACCGCGATCGCCTATCCCGGGCGCCCGGGGATCGGCCACGCCTGGGCCTACCTGCCGGACCTCGCCGAGACGATGATGCGGATCGTCGAGCGCGAGGCGGAGCTCGCCCCCTTCGAGGTCTTCCACTTCGGCGGCCACTGGGACGAGGACGGCCGGCACATGACGGACGCGATCCGCCGCGCGGTCGGTCGGCCGGATCTGCCGGTCCGTGGCTTCCCGTGGCCCATCGTGCGCCTCGCGGCGCCGTTCGTCACGACGTTCCGCGAGGTTCTGGAGATGCGCTATCTCTGGCGCGAGCGGGTCCAGCTCGACAACCGGAAGCTCCTCGCTTTTCTCGGAACCGAGCCTCACACGCCGATCGAACAGGCGGTGCGCACCACCTTGATCGGGTTAGGTTGCCTCGCACCGAAAGCCGGCGGCGCCTCAGGCGTCCGTACCCTCGAATAGCGGCGCGAACAATTCGACGGGCTCGGCGAAGCCGCGCAGGGCGACCCTGCCGATCGAACGGAACCGGGCGTCCGGCACGCGCGCGGCGAAGGCGTCCGAGACCAGCACGGATTCGCCACGCGGCGAGCATTCGCCTTCGATCCGGCTCGTCAGGTTGACCGCTGGTCCGATCACGGTGAAATCGAGCCGGTTACCCGCGCCGATATTGCCGTAGAGGACCGTGCCCCAGTGGAGGGCAATGCTCGTTTCGAGCCGGCGGCCACTGATTTCCGCCTGGAGTGTTGCCAATACGCCCTGGGCAGCCCTCAGCGCGGCCCCGCAATTCTGCGCCGGCGTCCGGCTCGGGTCGTGAAAGACGCCAAGAACCCCATCGCCCATGAACTTGAGGATTTCACCGCCCTGCCCCTCGATCGCCGGTACCACCCGATCGAAATAGCCGTCCAGCAGGCCCATCACTTCGTCGGCGGGAATCGCATTGGAAAGCGCGGTGAAGCCGCGCAGGTCGCAGAAGATGATGGCCGCTTCCATCTTCGTCGACGTTCCGCGACGGATGTTTCCTGCGAGCACGAGACCCCCGGCCCGGCTCCCGACATAGGTGGCCATGAGCGTCACGCCGATATCGCGCAGGACGCGGACCTCAACGGCGGCGCGAAGGGCCGACATCACGGCGTCACAGAACGCAACCGCCTGCTCGCCCAGGCCCGTGCGCGAGCCCCACGCCACGGCCGTGACGATCTCCCCGTTGCCGAACAGCGGGACCATGTAGAGATCGCGGATCCCGAATTCCGTCATGTGGCGCTGGAACGGGGTATCGCTTTCGACACTGATCCGACCGCGGAACGGCCGGTTGTCGAGAATGACGCGGTGCAGGATGGGATCGGCCAGGAGTTCCGGTAGAACCGGATCGTAGCCCCTCTCAAAGCGATGCAGCCCGAGGCCGGAAAGCCAGCTCACACCGTGTGCCGATATGGCGGGATGAAGCGCCCGCGAATGGAATCCCAGCCGATCGATATTCAGCCCGAGCGCACCGAAATGCTCCCCCGCGGCCGTCACTAGCCCTTCGAGGTCGAGCGCGTGGCACTCGGCGCTGAGGAACCACGCACGCAACGCTTCGGCGTGGGGACGGAGGCTAGGATCTAGGACCGACAGCAAGGTGTCCATGGACTTCGCGACGAAACATAACGCATGCGGGACGGCACGCGCGCCGACGCGATGGCGCGGCCTGACGCAGCGATCATATCCGATCCGCCCCGCGGCCGCAGTGTCGTCAGGCGCGGGCGCGCATCCGGTCGGCCATCAGGCACACTATCTCGAACATCACCACCATGGCGTTCATCGCGGTGATCTGGTTCGGACTGTCCTTGGTCGGCATCAGGCAGACGACGTCGCCGCCGATGATGTCGAGACCGCGAAGCCCCTGGAGCATCCGAACCGCGTCGCCGATGCGGATGCCGGCATAGCCCGGTTCGAGATTCGACACGCCCGGCGCGTCGCAGGGGTCGAGGCTATCAAGATCGAACGTGATGTAGACCGGGGCATCGCCGATCCGCTCGCGGAGCGCCGCGATCACCCCGGCCGGGCCGATCTCCTCATATTCGTCCATGCCGATGATGCGGTAGCCGAGTTCCTCGCTCGCGTTGCGCGAGCCGGGCGTGCCGACATTCGGACGGATGCCGACCTGGGTCGAGCGGGCCGGATCGACGTGGCCCTCCTCGACCGTGTAGCTGCCCCAATGGGCGGCGGAGCGCTTGTTGCCGAGCCAGTGCGGCAGGTGGTGATAGGTGTCGGTGTGGGAATCGAAGTGGACGAGCGCCACCGGCCGCCCGCCGCTCAGCCGCGCGTTCGGGCCGGCGACCGCCTTGAGGATCGGACCGGTGATCGAATGATCGCCGCCGATCGAGACGACACGGGTGCCGGCCGCGTCGAAGCGCTTCATGAACGCCTCGATGTGCCGGATGCTGACGTCGTTGACCATCGCCTCCGGGAGCGGCACGTCGCCGACGTCGGAAATGCGGGCGACGTCCCAGGGGATCAGGCCGAACCGGCCGTGACCACGGCGATAGAGCGCCGAGACGTGGCGCACCGCGCGGGGGCCGAGATGCTGGTCGCGCTCGGTCGAGCCGTTGCCGGACGAATGGGGCACGCCGACGAGGGCGATGTCGCTCGCCGCCGGATCCTCGTTCCAAGGGGCGCGGAAGAAGGTCGGGATGCCCCACCAATACCAGCGGGCCATCTCGGCCTTGGCGCGCTCGAGCTCCTCGTCCGTCATCGCGTCCATGGCGCGCTCCCGATCTCACCCGCTTCCGTCCGCGACCGGCGGCGGGTGTTGGTTGAGTGCCGTCGATCGGCCGGTGCGGGCACGTTATCGGCGGCGCATTCGGGGCGCCCCCTCCCGTCCCAGCGGCGGCGCGCCTCGCGCGCCACAGCCCCCTACTGGCGACGCGCTTCGCGCGCCACAGCTCCCCTACTGGCGGCGCGCTTCGCGCACCACTTGGAGCCCGATCAGGATCATCGTGACCAGGAACAGCACCGTCGCGGCCGCCGCGATGGTCGGATCGACGGCTTCGTTGATGCCATCCCACATCTTGCGCGGCAGGGTGTAGACCGTCCGCGCGGCGATGAAGAGCGTCACGACGATCTCGTCCCAGGAGATGATGAAGGCGAACACGGCGCCTGCGGTCACGCCCGGCATGATCTGCGGCACGATCACGCTGCGCAGGGTCCGCCAGGTCGACGCCCCGAGCGAGCGCGACGCCTGTTCCTGCCGGAGATCGATGGTGGCGAGCGAGGCCGCCACCGTGATCAGGACATAGGGCGTCGCCAGCAGCGTGTGGGCCAGAATGACGCCGACGAAGGTGTCGATCAGGCGCATCTGGGCGAACAGCTTGTAGAAGGCGAGCGCCGAGACGATCGGCGGCACGATCATCGGTGCGAGGAAGACGACGCGCGCCGCCTCCGCCGCCCAGGACGACAGCCGCCACAGGCCGATCGCCGCCGCGGTCCCGAGCGTCGTCGCGAGGACGGTAACGACGATGCCGATGCCGAGGCTCTGGAGCGCCGAGTTGCGCCAGCTCGGATCGCTGACGAGCGAGGCATAATGATCGAACGAGATCGCGCCGTGCGGCAGCGACAGATAGCGCTCGGTGGTGAGCGACACCGGCACGGCGACGAGCGTCGGCAGCATCAGGAACATCAGCACCGCCCAGGTCGCCCCGACGAGGAGCGGCCAGCGCAGCTTGGACCAGGTGACGGACAACGACATCGGCCCGCCCCTCACTTCGCGCCGAACATCTGGCGCACGTCGACCACCTTCGCCATCGCGATGAGGAGGAAGACGACCGTCGCCAGGAGGACCGAGGCCATCATGGTGCCGACACCCCAGCGCACCGTCTTGAGGACCTGCACGCTCACATATTCCGCGATCATCACGACCTTGCCGCCGCCGAGGATCGCCGGTGTGACGAAGAAGCCGAGGGTGAGGATGAAGACGAGGAGGCCCGCGGCCACGATGCCCGGCATCGAGAGGGGCAGCGTCACCGACAGGAAGGTCCGGCCCGCGCCCGCCCCGAGGGAGCGGGAGGCGTCGGCGAG includes:
- the phaC gene encoding class I poly(R)-hydroxyalkanoic acid synthase translates to MTERADNPLFQYVIKNPEALAQNIARFIEEGGRAAAAYIEPREKGETRTRVSDELAEVLKTIGQIGEFWLSDPKRAIEAQARLWTGYMSLWDQSLRRMMGEPSQPAVEPDPKDKRFKDPEWSQNQFFDFLKQAYLITSRWADSLVEDASEVDDHTRHKAAFYIRQIANAISPSNFILTNPELLRETVSSNGENLVRGMKMLAEDIKAGHGELKLRQTDKSKFALGRNLAMTPGKVVAQNRLRQLIQYSPTTDTVRKRPLVIVPPWINKYYILDLTPEKSLVRWLVDQGHTVFMVSWVNPDAGLASVSFEDYMREGILETLDAVTAATGEEEVDVTGYCVGGTLLAVALAHMANTGDKRVRTASFLTAQTDFTHAGDLKVFVDEEQLCVLEARMQERGYLDGAVMANTFNLLRSNDLLWPYVVNNYMLGKEPFPFDLLYWNSDSTRMPAANHAFYMRKFYLENAFAAGKLSIDGAPLLLKKIKQPAYHLATREDHIAPAKSVFTGAARFGGPVRFVMAGSGHIAGVCNPPALKKYQHWTGPKPKGEFEDWLPTATEHPGSWWPDWDHWLKSHDRDTVPARIPGTGGLKAIEDAPGSYVRAQGA
- a CDS encoding type II toxin-antitoxin system Phd/YefM family antitoxin, whose amino-acid sequence is MSHVTFTDLRANMAKHFDQVEADRKELVVVRQNHEPVAILPLAELEGLRETLHLLSTPANAEHLRAAIAELDQGAGEGRALIEP
- a CDS encoding adenylate/guanylate cyclase domain-containing protein, encoding MDTLLSVLDPSLRPHAEALRAWFLSAECHALDLEGLVTAAGEHFGALGLNIDRLGFHSRALHPAISAHGVSWLSGLGLHRFERGYDPVLPELLADPILHRVILDNRPFRGRISVESDTPFQRHMTEFGIRDLYMVPLFGNGEIVTAVAWGSRTGLGEQAVAFCDAVMSALRAAVEVRVLRDIGVTLMATYVGSRAGGLVLAGNIRRGTSTKMEAAIIFCDLRGFTALSNAIPADEVMGLLDGYFDRVVPAIEGQGGEILKFMGDGVLGVFHDPSRTPAQNCGAALRAAQGVLATLQAEISGRRLETSIALHWGTVLYGNIGAGNRLDFTVIGPAVNLTSRIEGECSPRGESVLVSDAFAARVPDARFRSIGRVALRGFAEPVELFAPLFEGTDA
- a CDS encoding arginase family protein; this encodes MDAMTDEELERAKAEMARWYWWGIPTFFRAPWNEDPAASDIALVGVPHSSGNGSTERDQHLGPRAVRHVSALYRRGHGRFGLIPWDVARISDVGDVPLPEAMVNDVSIRHIEAFMKRFDAAGTRVVSIGGDHSITGPILKAVAGPNARLSGGRPVALVHFDSHTDTYHHLPHWLGNKRSAAHWGSYTVEEGHVDPARSTQVGIRPNVGTPGSRNASEELGYRIIGMDEYEEIGPAGVIAALRERIGDAPVYITFDLDSLDPCDAPGVSNLEPGYAGIRIGDAVRMLQGLRGLDIIGGDVVCLMPTKDSPNQITAMNAMVVMFEIVCLMADRMRARA
- the lipA gene encoding lipoyl synthase; this encodes MVTVLDTTNARPRHPEKAHRPDQPVLRKPEWIRVRAPGSPVYRETQDIVRENGLVTVCEEAGCPNIGECWSKRHATFMIMGDTCTRACAFCNVRTGMPEALDADEPAKVAEAVAKLGLSHVVITSVDRDDLADGGADHFARVIRAIRAAAPKTTIEILTPDFLRKDGALEVVVAAKPDVFNHNLETVPSKYLKVRPGARYFHSIRLLQRVKELDPTIFTKSGIMVGLGEERNEVLQLMDDLRSADVDFITIGQYLQPSRKHHPVIRFVTPDEFAGFETVAYAKGFLMVSSSPLTRSSHHAGEDFERLKAARLSKIGG
- a CDS encoding LysR family transcriptional regulator; translation: MIDKLDFLLALAQERHFGRAADLCGVTQPTLSAGIRALENDLGVLLVNRGSRFIGFTAEGERVLEWARRIVGDARAMRQEVHALRHGLAGHLRIACVPTALSLLPALTTPYRTRHPAVRITILSRTSADILGMLDNLEIDAGVTYVDNEPVGKVRVLPLYREHYRLITAANGPFSDRDSVGWADLGDAPLCLLTPDMQNRRIVERMLRQAGIEPRPQLESNSIMVLVAHIRTGQWCAILPERLAETVGSGGELKTVAVTGPAMVPTIGLVVPSREPMLPLTAALVGEARRIAEDGAA
- a CDS encoding NAD(P)H-binding protein, which encodes MTTDANTKGAATGTALVLGATGGIGGEMAATLVARGWQVRALHRDPAKAGRRNGIEWRTGDAMRPADVIAAAEDATLIVHAVNPPGYRRWAELVLPMLDSSLAAARSSGARILLPGTIYNYGPDAFPLLTPEAPQNALTRKGRIRVEMERRMAAAAADGVRALVVRAGDYFGPRARNNWFGQMVKPGRPVTAIAYPGRPGIGHAWAYLPDLAETMMRIVEREAELAPFEVFHFGGHWDEDGRHMTDAIRRAVGRPDLPVRGFPWPIVRLAAPFVTTFREVLEMRYLWRERVQLDNRKLLAFLGTEPHTPIEQAVRTTLIGLGCLAPKAGGASGVRTLE
- a CDS encoding GlsB/YeaQ/YmgE family stress response membrane protein, which codes for MNGVGFFSAIIIGIFAGWVAERAFNRRHGLLKNLVVGLIGSFLGGFLARTLNIQVMPGFGGSLVVSIVGALVLLFLLGLFSRRD
- a CDS encoding type II toxin-antitoxin system RatA family toxin; the protein is MPMFETARRVKHSAMDMFALVADVEKYPRFVPLCQSLIVRGRRAMPDGREILVADMTVAYKVFRETFTSQVTLDLAKLQIDVTYLDGPFRHLENRWTFADAGERLCDISFFISYEFKSRALAALMGAVFEQAFRRFADAFEARANEVYGTTPA
- a CDS encoding LysR family transcriptional regulator is translated as MASLPDWTLYRTFLAVLEEGSLSGAARALGLAQPTIGRHVDALEAALGLSLFVRAPHGLSPTDAALALRPHAEAMRATAAAMVRTASGVADAVAGTVRVSASEMIGAEVLPPIVAELLAAHPGLAIELVLNNRTDDLLRREADIAVRMVAPTQDALVARKLGVIPLGFHAHRDYLARRGVPTSLADFPSHSLIGFDRETVFVRGLAAAGLFVDRDGFALRTDSDLAHFAAIRAGCGIGMCQIALAARHPALVRVLPEVSFPMPTWLVMHEDLRRVRRFRVVFDALAEGLSAHVAAAERTGA
- a CDS encoding ABC transporter permease → MSLSVTWSKLRWPLLVGATWAVLMFLMLPTLVAVPVSLTTERYLSLPHGAISFDHYASLVSDPSWRNSALQSLGIGIVVTVLATTLGTAAAIGLWRLSSWAAEAARVVFLAPMIVPPIVSALAFYKLFAQMRLIDTFVGVILAHTLLATPYVLITVAASLATIDLRQEQASRSLGASTWRTLRSVIVPQIMPGVTAGAVFAFIISWDEIVVTLFIAARTVYTLPRKMWDGINEAVDPTIAAAATVLFLVTMILIGLQVVREARRQ
- a CDS encoding Txe/YoeB family addiction module toxin, whose product is MKLVFSSAAWRDYLEWQANPTVLARINLLIREAMRTPHTGAGKPEPLRGNLQGWWSRRITQEHRLVYRVRGAGDDQALEIASCRFHYDR